A single Molothrus aeneus isolate 106 chromosome 9, BPBGC_Maene_1.0, whole genome shotgun sequence DNA region contains:
- the TYW3 gene encoding tRNA wybutosine-synthesizing protein 3 homolog, with amino-acid sequence MAAFARLKAQRLARPDSSRKSALDARAAELARLLNARESFCTTSSCDGRVIVMDTDGMGIQKKNSTWLLVTHDPCVKGDVMTALKKATGDVVFKFEPFVLHVLCRELQDAQLLHSVAIDSGFRNSGITVGRGGKITTAVRSTHCLEVPLSHKGRLMVSEEYIEFLVHVANQKMEENIKRIDRFHKGLELALEAALPADTLFPKGPEKSHSVYVRRRKRRTAQEQADPSRELEPQDDTESSLGLFAEIMI; translated from the exons ATGGCGGCGTTCGCGCGGCTCAAGGCGCAGCGGCTCGCGCGGCCGGACTCCAGCCGGAAGAGCGCGCTGGACGCGCGAGCCGCGGAGCTGGCGCGGCTCCTGAACGCGCGCGAGAGCTTCTGCACCACGAGCTCGTGCGACGGGAGGGTGATCGTGATG GACACGGACGGCATGGGCATCCAGAAGAAGAACAGCACGTGGCTCCTGGTAACACATGACCCATGTGTCAAAGGTGATGTG ATGACAGCACTCAAGAAAGCCACTGGTGATGTTGTGTTCAAGTTTGAACCATTTGTTCTTCACGTGCTGTGTCGAGAGCTGCAGGATGCGCAGCTGCTG cattCAGTGGCTATTGACTCTGGGTTCAGGAACTCTGGTATTACAGttggcagaggaggaaaaattacAACG GCTGTGCGGAGCACTCACTGCTTAGAAGTTCCATTGAGCCACAAAGGGAGATTGATGGTCTCTGAAGAATATATTGAATTTCTGGTACATGTAGCCAatcagaaaatggaagaaaacataAAGAGGATTGACAG ATTCCACAAAGGCTTGGAGCTGGCTCTGgaggctgctctccctgcagacacCTTGTTTCCCAAGGGGCCAGAGAAGAGCCACTCTGTGTACGTGCGTAGAAGAAAGAGACGGACTGCTCAGGAACAGGCTGatcccagcagagagctggaaCCCCAGGATGATACTGAAAGCAGTCTTGGTCTGTTTGCTGAAATCATGATATAG
- the CRYZ gene encoding quinone oxidoreductase isoform X2: MAATRSVMRAVRVFEFGGPEVLKLQSDVLVPVPKENQVLIKVHACGVNPVETYIRSGTYARKPALPYTPGSDVAGVIESVGEHVTAFKKGDRVFTLETLSGGYAEYAVAAASRVFPLPDKLDFRQGAAIGVPYFTAYRALFQKGCAKAGESVLVHGASGGVGLAACQIARACGLKVLGTAGTEEGMNVILRNGAHQAFNHRDPNYTERIKACTGPEGVDIIIEMLSNVNLDADLQLLSRAGRVMVVGCRGRIEINPRDTMSKESSIIGVSLFLATEEERRECATAVLDGIEAGWLKPVVGLEYPLEKVAKAHEDIICSSGARGKMVLLL; this comes from the exons ATGGCAGCCACCAGGAGTGTGATGAGAGCGGTCCGAGTGTTTGAATTTGGTGGCCCTGAAGTGCTTAAACTCCAGTCAGATGTGTTAGTTCCTGTTCCAAAAGAAAACCAG GTATTAATTAAAGTCCATGCCTGTGGGGTAAATCCTGTTGAGACATATATTCGTTCTGGGACTTATGCTAGGAAACCAGCTTTGCCCTACACTCCTGGCTCGGATGTGGCTGGGGTGATTGAAAGTGTTGGGGAACACGTGACTGCATTCAAG AAAGGTGACAGAGTTTTCACCCTTGAAACACTTTCTGGAGGATATGCAGAGTATGCAgttgctgcagccagcagagtcTTTCCTTTGCCAGACAAACTGGACTTCAGGCAGGGAGCAGCGATCGGAGTGCCCTACTTCACTGCCTACCGGGCCCTTTTCCAAAA AGGCtgtgccaaagcaggggaaagcGTGCTGGTTCATGGTGCTAGTGGGGGG gTGGGACTAGCAGCATGTCAGATTGCCAGAGCTTGTGGTTTGAAGGttttgggcacagcaggaactgAGGAGGGCATGAATGTGATCCTGAGAAACGGTGCTCACCAAGCCTTTAATCACAGAGACCCGAATTATACAGAGAGAATTAAG GCGTGCACAGGGCCGGAAGGAGTGGATATCATCATAGAAATGCTCTCTAATGTCAACCTGGATGCTGACTTGCAGCTGCTGTCCCGTGCAGGGAGGGTGATG GttgtgggctgcaggggacgCATCGAGATAAACCCAAGAGACACAATGAGCAAGGAGTCCAGCATAATTGGAGTTAGTCTGTTTCTTGCAACTGAG GAGGAAAGGCGTGAATGTGCCACAGCAGTCCTTGATGGCATAGAAGCTGGCTGGCTGAAACCAGTTGTGGGCTTGGAATATCCCCTGGAGAAAGTAGCCAAGGCTCATGAAGACATTATTTGTAGCAGTGGTGCCCGAGGGAAGATGGTGCTCCTTCTCTAA
- the CRYZ gene encoding quinone oxidoreductase isoform X4, which yields MQSMQLLQPAESFLCQTNWTSGREQRSECPTSLPTGPFSKSCAKAGESVLVHGASGGVGLAACQIARACGLKVLGTAGTEEGMNVILRNGAHQAFNHRDPNYTERIKACTGPEGVDIIIEMLSNVNLDADLQLLSRAGRVMVVGCRGRIEINPRDTMSKESSIIGVSLFLATEEERRECATAVLDGIEAGWLKPVVGLEYPLEKVAKAHEDIICSSGARGKMVLLL from the exons ATGCAGAGTATGCAgttgctgcagccagcagagtcTTTCCTTTGCCAGACAAACTGGACTTCAGGCAGGGAGCAGCGATCGGAGTGCCCTACTTCACTGCCTACCGGGCCCTTTTCCAAAA GCtgtgccaaagcaggggaaagcGTGCTGGTTCATGGTGCTAGTGGGGGG gTGGGACTAGCAGCATGTCAGATTGCCAGAGCTTGTGGTTTGAAGGttttgggcacagcaggaactgAGGAGGGCATGAATGTGATCCTGAGAAACGGTGCTCACCAAGCCTTTAATCACAGAGACCCGAATTATACAGAGAGAATTAAG GCGTGCACAGGGCCGGAAGGAGTGGATATCATCATAGAAATGCTCTCTAATGTCAACCTGGATGCTGACTTGCAGCTGCTGTCCCGTGCAGGGAGGGTGATG GttgtgggctgcaggggacgCATCGAGATAAACCCAAGAGACACAATGAGCAAGGAGTCCAGCATAATTGGAGTTAGTCTGTTTCTTGCAACTGAG GAGGAAAGGCGTGAATGTGCCACAGCAGTCCTTGATGGCATAGAAGCTGGCTGGCTGAAACCAGTTGTGGGCTTGGAATATCCCCTGGAGAAAGTAGCCAAGGCTCATGAAGACATTATTTGTAGCAGTGGTGCCCGAGGGAAGATGGTGCTCCTTCTCTAA
- the ERICH3 gene encoding LOW QUALITY PROTEIN: glutamate-rich protein 3 (The sequence of the model RefSeq protein was modified relative to this genomic sequence to represent the inferred CDS: deleted 1 base in 1 codon; substituted 1 base at 1 genomic stop codon) produces the protein MSAPQPRILETYNSLTDKHLVGYFSNARIRRHLQKSGLISRSGRIIPEKEYRLNAIRRDHQRHVQECLADAIYHKVLDIEHHHQLGKNRRLDCSARKEMMQPAKMERLMGEVSHMYSPHPPVAPRSHHALCPLVSGERTGRSQRRGPRLRLDYGDGRYYYRAKEPPFSKVGQSSELQFRNPMDYMSGASPYRPAKRRRCAVPVPPPRPHVGDRCIPGIRRGLPVERWFHPTTGFNEQFLINNTNGFPKSPLCSNALVTMIYLGKSKHVSLRDHKDEIKVYQQYCGTENICVYKGDLLEGDTFQFISKRYLGYPFSLTFYLNGLQVDRLSSCCEYRGFQSKRPCRLRRRNTYFRVLHVAGAPPCYRCFLAMGLDKKLYPPKRKIKYYTRPHMCSCSPYCAHSEPCDSSGVPKSIEGSVSLTIPSQEESVETIDETLDSEEECSEEEGEEEEGEEEEEMEDQSFVETEGTTQETTSESEYDEDFEADEEVNEERQTDDQMNRMSKSSSNDKNHNLDYGKENETSSQKALQASDSEKDKSGRYSDDRDSEDDLPERRPADSLSSMSTQCSTETDSQAEMKADHVNCKEDCNIKSTSDSAAPAHCGNENGEKKLLRVEENQENSALEKKGIDDAEKTKPEDLTAREDTGIFHENIRAMQHQNPEVNGEFKQTGSGESNMNEEEECPPVPWESRVLSKEDGNEGAPWCEEGGVFEDCKPVQEKIAKATGNDHPVNSDPEPGDLCANEEEKNAANTEHGASGAADGRLLAEGRRSRDVQEAAGQAARAGEATGPGQAPEQDGAAEGDAGSGEAAGKAAGAGNALPQAGTGAALEESAPEEGTVAQEQPKGKGTAEAVELGTEGSPGQQEVLVEGMDREVALGKAAAGTEGPAGALPGWEADRAVPQGQEGAGGTSEEEAADEGLKGAVGPPAEEEVGEPVSEAGESLGQGGSAGKDTTVGAVSEGEEAGEDADVAADGNARAVGPGGEEAVEEDFSEGGEALGKPGVLWEALGGTERGEAMSGGEGFVKPSQFSQMKVSEEEWMEMGKAVPGAAAALESAQALQRVEDMMEESVEPDKGPVLEVAPGLGALGGARGDPVTEGLSQVEETLAVQEEEGAAEALWSGNPSEGSKAETERAVEGKPEGEAVGGSAGAAGAGSGDEEEATDGAAGSKEPAAGTEGWLRCGQGRGKGSRAGSAAAGPGGSRAGEPGLVAIAVLGGQAGPGALPAGPAVPGAGGLGTGAMAQPGVTGAAAASVSATGRAAGREPGGAAEGPAGAPAAAAGKREAAAGPAGAQGRLREPGTEPPGPPGHREGLGAGALGEQPGAETAPSAPGHGGVAARGRGASVEGPCQGTRPPPAGTGTGTGTGTGPARGRHGRQEQGMERAGGKAAGEQPSAPENTGEGEGAAVSASGGPAAGAGEQRKDSPVGGSPGVPAAADGGERSRSSRQVSPAXGSHCPSSAQADDSCQRRIHHLVPFLIRSSNVC, from the exons atgagcgccccgcagccccg TATTCTTGAAACCTATAACAGTCTTACAGACAAACACCTGGTTGGATATTTCAGCAATGCCAGGATAAGACGACATCTTCAGAAATCAGGACTG ATCTCAAGGAGCGGAAGAATAATACCAGAGAAGGAATACCGGCTCAATGCCATAAGGAGGGACCACCAGAGACACGTCCAGGAGTGCTTGGCTGATGCCATATATCATAAGGTCCTTGACATTGAG CATCATCATCAGCTGGGGAAGAACAGGAGACTTGATTGTTCTGCAAGGAAAGAGATGATGCAGCCAGCCAAG ATGGAGCGGTTGATGGGAGAAGTGTCCCACATGTACTCCCCACACCCCCCCGTCGCCCCCAGGAGCCACCACGCGCTCTGTCCCTTGGTGTCCGGAGAGCGAACTGGGCGCTCACAACGG AGGGGACCCAGACTTAGACTTGATTATGGTGATGGACGTTATTATTACCGAGCCAAGGAGCCTCCCTTCTCTAAGGTG gGGCAGAGCAGTGAGCTACAGTTTAGGAATCCAATGGATTACATGTCTGGTGCGTCACCGTACCGGCCCGCCAAGCGTCGCCGTTGTGCGgtgccagtgccaccaccccgCCCGCACGTAGGGGACAGGTGTATCCCTGGAATCAGGCGTGGGCTGCCCGTGGAGAGATGGTTTCATCCCACCACTGGATTCAATGAGCAGTTTTTGATCAAT aataCCAATGGGTTCCCCAAGTCCCCATTATGCAGCAACGCCCTGGTCACCATGATCTACCTGGGAAAGAGTAAGCATGTGTCACTCCGTGATCACAAGGATGAAATCAAAGTCTATCAGCAATACTGTGGAACAGAAAACATTTGTGTCTATAAAGGCGACCTGTTGGAAGGAG ATACCTTCCAGTTCATCTCTAAGAGGTACCTCGGTTACCCGTTCAGCCTCACCTTTTATCTCAACGGGCTCCAGGTTGACAGGCTGAGCTCTTGCTGTGAGTACAGAGGCTTTCAGAGTAAGAGGCCTTGCCGGCTGCGACGCAGAAACACCTACTTCAGGGTGCTCCATGTGGCAGGAGCACCTCCTTGCTACAG GTGCTTTCTTGCCATGGGTCTGGACAAAAAGCTATACCCTCCCAAGAGGAAGATTAAGTACTACACGAGGCCGCACATGTGCTCCTGTTCTCCGTACTGCGCGCACAGCGAGCCCTGTGACAGCAGCGGGGTGCCCAAATCCATTGAAGGCTCAGTGTCACTCACCATACCCAGCCAAGAGGAAAGCGTGGAAACTATTGATGAAACACTCGACTCTGAAGAGGAGTGCAgcgaagaagaaggagaagaagaagaaggagaagaagaagaagaaatggaaGACCAATCTTTTGTGGAGACCGAAGGCACCACTCAGGAAACCACCAGTGAAAGTG AATATGATGAAGATTTTGAAGCAGATGAAGAAGTTAATGAAGAGAGACAGACTGATGATCAAATGAATAGAATGTCAAAGTCATCCTCAAATGATAAAAACCATAATTTAGACTATGGAAAGGAGAATGAAACCTCATCTCAGAAGGCACTGCAGGCCTCTGACAGCGAGAAAGATAAAAGTGGCAGATATTCTGATGACAGGGACTCTGAAGATGATCTACCAG AGAGGAGGCCTGCAGACTCTCTCTCATCCATGAGCACTCAGTGCAGCACTGAGACTGACTCTCAAGCTGAAATGAAAGCAGACCATGTGAATTGCAAAGAGGACTGCAATATCAAAAGTACATCTGATAGTGCAGCACCTGCACACTGTGGAAATGAGAATGGGGAGAAGAAACTGCTCAGAGTGGAGGAAAATCAAGAGAATTCTgcactggaaaagaaaggaatagaTGACgcagaaaagacaaaaccagaagATCTAACAGCAAGGGAAGATACTGGAATTTTTCATGAAAACATAAGGGCAATGCAGCATCAAAATCCTGAGGTTAATGGGGAATTCAAACAGACTGGGTCAGGAGAAAGTAACATgaatgaggaggaggaatgtCCTCCAGTGCCTTGGGAAAGCAGGGTATTGAGCAAGGAGGATGGCAACGAAGGGGCTCCTTGGTGTGAGGAAGGAGGTG TTTTTGAAGACTGCAAACCAGTCCAGGAGAAAATAGCAAAAGCAACTGGAAATGATCATCCTGTGAATTCTGACCCTGAGCCTGGTGATTTGTGTGCcaatgaggaagaaaagaatgcAGCAAATACAGAGCATGGTGCCAGTGGAG cagcagatgGAAGGCTCCTggcagaagggaggagaagcCGGGAtgtgcaggaggcagcaggacaggcgGCACGAGCAGGGGAGGCGACAGGGCCGGGACAGGCCCCGGAGCAGGACGGGGCTGCTGAGGGAGATGCTGGCAGCGGAGAGGCCGCAGGGaaagctgcaggggcagggaatgCACTGCCCCAGGCAGGCACGGGGGCTGCGCTGGAGGAATCCGCACCTGAGGAGGGCACCGTGGCACAGGAACAGCCCAAAGGAAAGGGAACGGCGGAGGCAgtggagctgggcacagaggggtcacctgggcagcaggaggtgctggtggaggggatggacagagaggtggcactgggaaaggcagcagctgggacagaggggccagctggggcactgccagggtggGAGGCAGACAGAGCCGtgccccaggggcaggagggggctgggggcaccagtgaggaggaggctgcagacGAAGGCCTCAAAGGAGCAGTAGGGCCCCCAGCCGAGGAGGAGGTGGGCGAGCCAGTGTCTGAGGCAGGGgagtccctggggcagggagggtcTGCAGGGAAGGACACGACAGTGGGTGCTGtgtcagagggagaggaggctggggaggATGCTGATGTGGCAGCAGATGGGAATGCCAGAGCTGTGGGCCCTGGAGGAGAAGAGGCTGTTGAAGAAGACTTTTCTGAAGGGGGGGAGGCTTTGGGGAAGCCTGGGGTTCTCTGGGAAGCACTAGGGGGTACGGAAAGAGGAGAAGCAATGTCTGGAGGGGAAGGGTTTGTAAAGCCAAGTCAGTTTTCCCAGATGAAAGTGTCAGAGGAAGAGTGGATGGAGATGGGGAAagctgtcccaggagctgcagcagcacttgaGAGTGCTCAGGCTCTCCAGAGAGTGGAGGACATGATGGAAGAGTCTGTGGAGCCTGACAAGGGTCCTGTACTGGaagtggcacctgggttaggGGCACTCGGGGGTGCTCGGGGGGATCCTGTCACTGAAGGGTTATCACAGGTGGAGGAGACactggcagtgcaggaggaggagggtgcaGCAGAAGCACTTTGGAGTGGAAACCCATCTGAGGGCAGCAaagcagagacagagagagcagtgGAAGGAAAACCCGAAGGAGAGGCGGTGGGAGGGTCTGCAGGGGCGGCCGGAGCGGGCTCGGGGGACGAAGAGGAGGCCACAGATGGAGCAGCAGGTTCGAAGGAGCcggcagctgggacagaggggtGGCTGAGGTGTGGgcaagggagagggaaggggagccGGGCCGGgtcggcggcggcggggccgggcgggagcCGGGCCGGGGAGCCGGGGCTGGTGGCCATCGCTGTGCTGGGCGGCCAGGCCGGGCCGGGAGCCCTGCCCGCGGGGCCGGCAGTGCCCGGGGCTGgcgggctgggcacaggggcgaTGGCACAGCCGGGGGTGACGGGGGCAGCGGCAGCGTCGGTGTCGGCCACGGGCAGGGCGGCGGGCCGGGAGCCTGGCGGGGCCGCGGAAGGGCCGGCCGGGGCACCTGCGGCTGCTGCGGGGAAGCGGGaggcggcagcggggccggccgGAGCCCAGGGCCGGCTGCGGGAGCCGGGCACGGAGCCGCCCGGGCCCCCAGGGCACCGAGAGGGGCTCGGAGCGGGGGCGCTGGGGGAACAGCCTGGGGCAGAGACCGCCCCGAGCGCCCCCGGGCACGGGGGAGTGGCAGCGAGGGGGAGAGGAGCGTCCGTGGAGGGGCCGTGCCAGGGCACCCGGCCACCGccggcagggacagggacggggacggggacggggacgggaCCGGCGCGGGGCAGGCACGGGcggcaggagcagggcatggAGCGGGCAGGAGGGAAAGCCGCGGGCGAGCAGCCGAGTGCCCCTGAAAACACGGGAGAGGGCGAGGGGGCCGCTGTCTCGGCGAGTGGCGGGCCCGCTGCCGGAGCCggggagcagaggaaggacagTCCCGTCGGAGGGAGCCCGGGTGTCCCGGCAGCCGCTGACGGGGGCGAGAGGAGCCGCAGTTCCCGTCAGGTGAGTCCTGCCTAGGGCAGccactgccccagcagtgcccaggctgaTGATTCCTGTCAGAGACGG ATACACCACCTCGTCCCATTCCTTATCCGTTCCTCAAATGTCTGCTGA